A DNA window from Pongo abelii isolate AG06213 chromosome 2, NHGRI_mPonAbe1-v2.0_pri, whole genome shotgun sequence contains the following coding sequences:
- the SLC26A6 gene encoding solute carrier family 26 member 6 (The RefSeq protein has 1 substitution compared to this genomic sequence), with product MELRRRDYHMERPLLNQEHLEELGRWGSAPRTRQWQTWLQCSRARARALLLQHLPVLVWLPRYPVRDWLVGDLLSGLSVAIMQLPQGLAYALLAGLPPVFGLYSSFYPVFIYFLFGTSRHISVGTFAVMSVMVGSVTESLAPQALNDSMINETARDAARVQVASTLSVLVGLFQVGLGLIHFGFVVTYLSEPLVRGYTTAAAVQVFVSQLKYVFGLHLSSHSGPLSLIYTVLEVCRKLPQSKVGTVVTAAVAGVVLVVVKLLNDKLQQQLPIPIPGELLTLIGATGISYGMGLKHRFEVDVVGNIPAGLVPPVAPNTQLFSKLVGSAFTIAVVGFAIAISLGKIFALRHGYRVDSNQELVALGLSNLIGGIFQCFPVSCSMSRSLVQESTGGNSQVAGAISSLFILLIIVKLGELFHDLPKAVLAAIIIVNLKGMLRQLSDVRSLWKANRADLLIWLVTFTATILLNLDLGLVVAVIFSLLLVVVRTQMPHYSVLGQVPDTDIYRDVAGYSEAKEVPGVKVFRSSATVYFANAEFYSDALKQRKKKLLKKREQLKLKQLQKEEKLQKQAASSKGASVSINVNTSLEDMRSNNVEDCKTMQVSPGDKMEDATANGQEDSKAPDGSTLKALGLPQPDFHSLILDLGALSFVDTVCLKSLKNIFHDFREIEVEVYMAACQSPVVSQLEAGHFFDASITKKHLFASVHDAVTFALQHPRPVPDSPVSVTRL from the exons ATGGAGCTGCGGAGGCGAGACTACCACATGGAACGGCCGCTGCTGAACCAGGAGCATTTGGAGGAGCTGGGGCGCTGGGGCTCAGCACCTAGGACCCGCCAGTGGCAGACCTGGTTGCA GTGCTCCCGTGCTCGGGCCCGTGCCCTTCTACTCCAACACCTCCCGGTTTTGGTCTGGTTACCCCGGTATCCTGTGCGTGACTGGCTCGTGGGTGACCTGTTATCCGGCCTGAGTGTGGCCATCATGCAGCTTCCACAGG GCTTGGCCTACGCCCTCCTGGCTGGATTGCCCCCTGTGTTTGGCCTCTATAGCTCCTTCTACCCCGTCTTCATCTACTTCCTGTTTGGCACTTCCCGGCACATCTCTGTGG GGACCTTTGCTGTCATGTCTGTGATGGTGGGCAGTGTGACAGAATCCCTGGCCCCGCAGGCCTTGAACGACTCCATGATCAATGAGACAGCCAGAGACGCTGCCCGGGTACAGGTGGCCTCCACGCTCAGTGTCCTGGTTGGCCTCTTCCAG GTGGGGCTGGGCCTGATCCACTTCGGCTTCGTGGTCACCTACCTGTCAGAGCCTCTTGTCCGAGGCTATACCACAGCTGCAGCTGTGCAGGTCTTCGTCTCACAGCTCAAGTATGTGTTTGGCCTCCATCTGAGCAGCCACTCTGGGCCACTGTCCCTCATCTAT ACAGTGCTGGAGGTCTGCCGGAAGCTGCCCCAGAGCAAGGTTGGCACCGTGGTCACTGCAGCTGTGGCTGGGGTGGTGCTCGTGGTGGTGAAGCTGTTGAATGACAAGCTGCAGCAGCAGCTGCCCATACCGATACCCGGGGAGCTGCTCACG CTCATCGGGGCCACAGGCATCTCCTATGGCATGGGTCTGAAGCACAGATTTGAGGTAGATGTCGTGGGCAACATCCCTGCAGG GCTGGTGCCCCCAGTGGCCCCCAACACTCAGCTGTTCTCAAAGCTCGTGGGCAGCGCCTTCACCATCGCTGTGGTTGGGTTCGCCATTGCCATCTCGCTGGGGAAGATCTTCGCCCTGAGGCACGGCTACCGGGTGGACAGCAACCAG GAGCTGGTGGCCCTGGGCCTCAGTAACCTCATCGGAGGCATCTTCCAGTGCTTCCCCGTGAGTTGCTCTATGTCTCGGAGCCTGGTACAGGAGAGCACCGGGGGCAACTCGCAG GTTGCTGGAGCCATCTCTTCCCTTTTCATCCTCCTCATCATTGTCAAACTTGGGGAACTCTTCCATGACCTGCCCAAG GCGGTCCTGGCAGCCATCATCATTGTGAACCTGAAGGGCATGCTGCGGCAGCTCAGCGACGTGCGTTCCCTCTGGAAGGCCAATCGGGCGGATCTG CTTATCTGGCTGGTGACCTTCACGGCCACCATCCTGCTGAACCTGGACCTTGGCTTGGTGGTTGCGGTCATCTTCTCCCTGCTGCTCGTGGTGGTCCGGACACAGAT GCCCCACTACTCTGTCCTGGGGCAGGTCCCAGACACGGATATTTACAGAGATGTGGCAGAGTACTCAGAG GCCAAGGAAGTCCCAGGGGTGAAGGTCTTCCGCTCCTCGGCCACCGTGTACTTTGCCAACGCTGAGTTCTACAGTGATGCGCTGAAGCAGAGG AAGAAGAAACTGCTCAAGAAGCGGGAGCAGCTGAAGCTGAAGCAACTGCAGAAAGAGGAGAAGCTTCAGAAACAG GCTGCCTCCTCCAAGGGCGCCTCAGTTTCCATTAATGTCAACACCAGCCTTGAAGACATGAGGAGCAACAACGTTGAGGACTGCAAGACGATG CAGGTGAGCCCAGGAGATAAGATGGAAGATGCAACAGCCAATGGTCAAGAAGACTCCAAGGCCCCAGATGGGTCCACACTGAAGGCCCTGGGCCTGCCTCAGCCAGACTTCCACAGCCTCATCCTGGACCTGGGTGCCCTCTCCTTTGTGGACACTGTGTGCCTCAAGAGCCTGAAGAAT ATTTTCCATGACTTCCGGGAGATCGAGGTGGAGGTGTACATGGCGGCCTGCCAAA GCCCTGTGGTCAGCCAGCTTGAGGCTGGGCACTTCTTCGATGCATCCATCACCAAGAAGCATCTCTTTGCCTCTGTCCATGATGCTGTCACCTTTGCCCTCCAACACCCGAGGCCTGTCCCCGACAGCCCTGTTTCG GTCACCAGACTCTGA
- the SLC26A6 gene encoding solute carrier family 26 member 6 isoform X4 has product MELRRRDYHMERPLLNQEHLEELGRWGSAPRTRQWQTWLQCSRARARALLLQHLPVLVWLPRYPVRDWLVGDLLSGLSVAIMQLPQGLAYALLAGLPPVFGLYSSFYPVFIYFLFGTSRHISVGTFAVMSVMVGSVTESLAPQALNDSMINETARDAARVQVASTLSVLVGLFQVGLGLIHFGFVVTYLSEPLVRGYTTAAAVQVFVSQLKYVFGLHLSSHSGPLSLIYTVLEVCRKLPQSKVGTVVTAAVAGVVLVVVKLLNDKLQQQLPIPIPGELLTLIGATGISYGMGLKHRFEVDVVGNIPAGLVPPVAPNTQLFSKLVGSAFTIAVVGFAIAISLGKIFALRHGYRVDSNQELVALGLSNLIGGIFQCFPVSCSMSRSLVQESTGGNSQVAGAISSLFILLIIVKLGELFHDLPKAVLAAIIIVNLKGMLRQLSDVRSLWKANRADLLIWLVTFTATILLNLDLGLVVAVIFSLLLVVVRTQMPHYSVLGQVPDTDIYRDVAEYSEAKEVPGVKVFRSSATVYFANAEFYSDALKQRCGVDVDFLISQKKKLLKKREQLKLKQLQKEEKLQKQAASSKGASVSINVNTSLEDMRSNNVEDCKTMVSPGDKMEDATANGQEDSKAPDGSTLKALGLPQPDFHSLILDLGALSFVDTVCLKSLKNIFHDFREIEVEVYMAACQSPVVSQLEAGHFFDASITKKHLFASVHDAVTFALQHPRPVPDSPVSVTRL; this is encoded by the exons ATGGAGCTGCGGAGGCGAGACTACCACATGGAACGGCCGCTGCTGAACCAGGAGCATTTGGAGGAGCTGGGGCGCTGGGGCTCAGCACCTAGGACCCGCCAGTGGCAGACCTGGTTGCA GTGCTCCCGTGCTCGGGCCCGTGCCCTTCTACTCCAACACCTCCCGGTTTTGGTCTGGTTACCCCGGTATCCTGTGCGTGACTGGCTCGTGGGTGACCTGTTATCCGGCCTGAGTGTGGCCATCATGCAGCTTCCACAGG GCTTGGCCTACGCCCTCCTGGCTGGATTGCCCCCTGTGTTTGGCCTCTATAGCTCCTTCTACCCCGTCTTCATCTACTTCCTGTTTGGCACTTCCCGGCACATCTCTGTGG GGACCTTTGCTGTCATGTCTGTGATGGTGGGCAGTGTGACAGAATCCCTGGCCCCGCAGGCCTTGAACGACTCCATGATCAATGAGACAGCCAGAGACGCTGCCCGGGTACAGGTGGCCTCCACGCTCAGTGTCCTGGTTGGCCTCTTCCAG GTGGGGCTGGGCCTGATCCACTTCGGCTTCGTGGTCACCTACCTGTCAGAGCCTCTTGTCCGAGGCTATACCACAGCTGCAGCTGTGCAGGTCTTCGTCTCACAGCTCAAGTATGTGTTTGGCCTCCATCTGAGCAGCCACTCTGGGCCACTGTCCCTCATCTAT ACAGTGCTGGAGGTCTGCCGGAAGCTGCCCCAGAGCAAGGTTGGCACCGTGGTCACTGCAGCTGTGGCTGGGGTGGTGCTCGTGGTGGTGAAGCTGTTGAATGACAAGCTGCAGCAGCAGCTGCCCATACCGATACCCGGGGAGCTGCTCACG CTCATCGGGGCCACAGGCATCTCCTATGGCATGGGTCTGAAGCACAGATTTGAGGTAGATGTCGTGGGCAACATCCCTGCAGG GCTGGTGCCCCCAGTGGCCCCCAACACTCAGCTGTTCTCAAAGCTCGTGGGCAGCGCCTTCACCATCGCTGTGGTTGGGTTCGCCATTGCCATCTCGCTGGGGAAGATCTTCGCCCTGAGGCACGGCTACCGGGTGGACAGCAACCAG GAGCTGGTGGCCCTGGGCCTCAGTAACCTCATCGGAGGCATCTTCCAGTGCTTCCCCGTGAGTTGCTCTATGTCTCGGAGCCTGGTACAGGAGAGCACCGGGGGCAACTCGCAG GTTGCTGGAGCCATCTCTTCCCTTTTCATCCTCCTCATCATTGTCAAACTTGGGGAACTCTTCCATGACCTGCCCAAG GCGGTCCTGGCAGCCATCATCATTGTGAACCTGAAGGGCATGCTGCGGCAGCTCAGCGACGTGCGTTCCCTCTGGAAGGCCAATCGGGCGGATCTG CTTATCTGGCTGGTGACCTTCACGGCCACCATCCTGCTGAACCTGGACCTTGGCTTGGTGGTTGCGGTCATCTTCTCCCTGCTGCTCGTGGTGGTCCGGACACAGAT GCCCCACTACTCTGTCCTGGGGCAGGTCCCAGACACGGATATTTACAGAGATGTGGCAGAGTACTCAGAG GCCAAGGAAGTCCCAGGGGTGAAGGTCTTCCGCTCCTCGGCCACCGTGTACTTTGCCAACGCTGAGTTCTACAGTGATGCGCTGAAGCAGAGG TGCGGGGTAGATGTCGACTTCCTTATCTCCCAGAAGAAGAAACTGCTCAAGAAGCGGGAGCAGCTGAAGCTGAAGCAACTGCAGAAAGAGGAGAAGCTTCAGAAACAG GCTGCCTCCTCCAAGGGCGCCTCAGTTTCCATTAATGTCAACACCAGCCTTGAAGACATGAGGAGCAACAACGTTGAGGACTGCAAGACGATG GTGAGCCCAGGAGATAAGATGGAAGATGCAACAGCCAATGGTCAAGAAGACTCCAAGGCCCCAGATGGGTCCACACTGAAGGCCCTGGGCCTGCCTCAGCCAGACTTCCACAGCCTCATCCTGGACCTGGGTGCCCTCTCCTTTGTGGACACTGTGTGCCTCAAGAGCCTGAAGAAT ATTTTCCATGACTTCCGGGAGATCGAGGTGGAGGTGTACATGGCGGCCTGCCAAA GCCCTGTGGTCAGCCAGCTTGAGGCTGGGCACTTCTTCGATGCATCCATCACCAAGAAGCATCTCTTTGCCTCTGTCCATGATGCTGTCACCTTTGCCCTCCAACACCCGAGGCCTGTCCCCGACAGCCCTGTTTCG GTCACCAGACTCTGA